The genome window ATGCCTCAAATTATGGTCATCATGGTGAACACTCCAAACACAAAATATCAGAAGATGCTCATGTAACACACAAGGAagctgaactctctctctctctctctctctctctctctctctctgcgcaaATAAAAGCATGTGCTTGCTTTTGCTGTGTGTGTGCATGCATGTGCATTATGGTTGAGTGTGGTAAATCTTCTATTTTTCTGATGATTGTAATCACCCATGTTAGTTCATTCATTGGATTTTTGTAATTTGCTTTCATTGCTGTAACCATTGCTTCTGCTTTTAATTCTAGATGGAACCAGAGAAACTCCGTACAAAGTCTCGCAGTGGGAGCACATCCAAGAGGGCTATTTTCTCAAGCAGCCGGCCGAGTTCCTCCGTCGAGCCTAATGAGACTCAGCACGGCAGAACAAGCAGGATATTTTCTAGTGGCAGCCGCCCTTCCAGTGCCCAAAGGGTGCATCAGCCGGTTGCTGATTCCAGGTCTTCATCCATCTACAGATCCGCAGCTGTCCGAGGATCATCCCGGAACGAACCTCTTCTTCGAAGCTTGGAACACCTCTCTCTTGGTGCAGAAAAGAGAAAGTAAGACACGCCCAATATATGTTCCTCTTTCGAGGGCCATTATCCTGATTAACCCTTGTATCAGTATGTCATACCTAATCATGCTACAATGTGGCCTGATGGTCATAGGATGAGCTTCTAAGGCCTAACTTTTCAACTTTTACGTTCAATAACCGAAGTCAAAAAGCTGCCTAAGACTTGCCATATCACCAATCTCAAACCTTCAAGAACTGCCATCGCCCGGCAACGCTTTTCACGGTGGTAATAATAACGTTGTATACATCCATCTTTTTGGTGAAAACATGTCTTGGTCCTCATCCTCTAGCCTGTCGTAGTCATTATTTTTCTGCTTTTTCTCTTGCTGTTTGTCGTGCATGTAAGTGGTGGTGGTGGGTACCTCGATTTGCTGGATACAAAGAATGAAGTTGTTATGCTCTTCAGCTCCTTTATTCGGAACTTTTTTTCTAAATATAATCTGATCAAACGGACTCGAGATCGAACTCATTGTTGCTATCATTGATTCATCACCCACCGTCCAAATCGTAACGAGCGGGAGGACCCACTTAAATGCGGTTCCGTGCACCTGATTACCACCCGcaaggggggggggcggggggcgaACCGGTTCAGCAGGTCCTCGAACAGACCGCTGTCGGTTGTAACGCCGTTGGTGCCGCGCGGCGGTGATGCGCCGTCCTACAATATGAAATGACGGGGGAGCCCCTCGGTCTGTCGCCCCCCTCCCCCCTTCGTGAGCCACACGACCACCCGCCCGAGATATAGAAGCCGGGAGAAAAGTGACAAAAAGAAGCCACGGAAACATCCTCTCGGCACGACTCCCTCGTCTCCACCGAACTCTCCAAATTGCGAGAAGACGAGGCGCTCCCTCCCCGCGGCGGTATCCGTGCTGTTTCTTTATGAtccccttcttctcttctcttcctccgtCAATTAGATCTGTGCAGCGTGCTCTCAAATTCCGACTGCTTGCCCTTCGATCGCGACATGAATGTCAGAATTTTTGTGTCATCGGAAGCAACGATGGAGATTTTTCTCGGTTCTTGAGACGGCGTTCGAGTTGCTTTTCCGTTTTCTTCCTCTGGTTCCTGCTAATTGGGCTTTGGACACGAAGTGGAGCTGGGCTTCAGCTCTGCTTCTAGGGTTTCTGGTCTGGTTCTTGGAGGCTCGGTTTGATTCGATTGGTCTGGCGACATGGCGCTGTTCAAAAGGTTCTTCTACAGGAAGCCGCCCGATGGGCTTCTGGAAATCTCAGAGAGGGTCTACGGTACGTTGTGAATTCTACCTTTTACGAGAGGACAtcctagttttttttttatttttttattttgcatgTGTGATTCGTGATGTTGGTGTtgcaagaatttttttttctgctACTGTTTTCTAACCAAAGATTGGATCATTTTTGGCAAAAATATTCTTATTTGTCTCGATATCTTTGCGTTTATGTTCCGGGTgaatattacttgttctttcggGTTTTAACGATTTAGAGATGAGCTGATTCAGCAAAGAGCTGCCATTTGGTTAGTACACTAGCACGTTTCTCTTCTCACCGaggaacaaaaaaaagaaaaagaaaaagaaaaaaaagaaaaatcaaaagatGGTTACTCCAGGTGCACGACGAAACACTTACCTGGCCAAGTGCCTCATTTGCAATACCTGCACATGTTTTTAAGTTAGTTTTCTCAATATTTGGTGGCGTTTGAGTCAATAGTTTATACTGAATTAAACATGCATTGAGATATCTTTTTTCTATCTTCATGCAAaaagggaattcaaatttggatgagatgtattttatatattttctgatTCAAACATGAACAATGCTAATGGTCTGAAAAAGGTACCAGGAACTAGGACCAGTGGATACTCCATCTCAAGTTTTGAGCAGTTATACCATACTTGGGGGCTAGCCTAGGGAAACTTCACTTTAGTTTAAGAAAAGGACAACTTTGTTCAATTACAAAGCCAACAAACAGATCGGAGTTAAAAATGTGAGCTAGCCTGGTGGAACTGACTAAACTAGTGCAACTGCAATTAAAATGAACATGTCAAGTATGGTCAGTCAGTCAGCAGTCTGATTGGCTTCTTGCAAAGCATGCGAAGCTTTATGATCAGGAATTCTGCCTAGTACATATTTACACAGAAATTCTATGCAACTTTTAGCATGCCATTGTGGAGAATCAGGTTTTATGATTTTCTATGCAGTTATGAAGCATAAGCCTGTGATCTTCTTTGATGATGTTCTCTAGTTGAAATATCTGTTGCTTATGTTCAGGAAAAGATCTTCTTTTGCTATCTTATGCTTCTAGTGTTACTTTTTCACTCCTCTCAATGAGAGACTTTCTGTTTTCAGTGTTTGATCAATGCTTCTCGACTGACGCCTTGAGGGAAGATGACTATAAAGAATGTATGGGAGGCATTGTGATGCAAATGCGAAATCATTTTCCTGATGCCTCATTCATGATCTTTAATTTCTGGGATGGAGAGACTGAAAGCCAATTAGCCAGCATTCTCTCTGAGTTTGATATGACTGTGATAGATTATCCCCGTCATTATGAAGGATGTCCTTTGCTTAAAATGGAGATGGTCCACCATATGTTGAGGTCATGCGAGAGTTGGCTTTGTTTAGGACAGCAGAACCTCGTACTGATGCACTGCGAGCGAGGTGGCTGGCCGGTTATGGCATTCATGTTAGCGGCACTTTTGATATACCTAAGACAGTATACAGGTGAGCAGAGAACGCTGGACATGATTTACAAGCAGGCCCCCCGTGAACTTTTAGAGTTCTTTTCACCCCTGAATCCTGTCCCTTCTCAATTGAGATACTTGCAGTATGTTTCAAGGAGTGTTGCCTCAGAGTGGCCTCCACTTGACAGAGCACTGACCTTGGATTGTGTCATTCTCAGAATGATACCAATATTTGATTCAGAAGGTGGATGCAGGCCAATATTTCGAATTTATGGACAAGATCCTTTTTTTGTCTCTGAGAATACTACAAAAGTTTTGTTTTCAAcgccaaagaaaagcaaattggtCCGACATTATAAACAGGTAACTACATGATTTGGATTGTCACATGTAATTTACTTCTAGAAATAGGGCAAATGGGCATGTATAATATCTGTTTCAGACTGCCACAGTATTTTTGCAGTGACCTAATCTGAGCTTCTTGGATCCATCAATCATAAAGTGAATTATCTTAGGACAAACTTTTGCATGCTAAATCCCCATTATTTCATCTGACCATATGCCAAATGGTGACCGGTAACTTTTTATTTCCACATAACTCATTATGACATTCTACAGTAGAACTCCCTTCATTATTTTGCATGTAGGTGGGATTTTGTATACTTCATAAAGGACAGAAACAGATCTGTTTCTTTGTCTCTTCTTAACCATAAATTTGCTTAAAGAGTTGTACTAATGTTCTTTAAATGAATGCAGGCAGATTGTGAATTAGTTAAAATTGACATAGGTTGCCACATTCAAGGAGATGTTGTAATTGAGTGCATTAGCTTGGATGAAGATCAAGAACGAGAAGAGATGATGTTTAGAGTTGTTTTCAATACAGCTTTCATCAGGTCAAATATTTTGATGCTGAGTCGTGATCAGATTGACATTCTGTGGGATGCTAAGGATCGATTCCCAAAGGATTTCAGAGCTGAGGTGTGTATCTTTTTTTCCCATTCGGGATTTTCTTTATTTTACATGTAATGCTCTTCTGATTCACAATCTTCTTGCTCGAAGGTTCTTCTTTCTGAGATGGATACAGCATCATCACTtatgactttggaattggcccaTATGGAAGATAAAGATGGTCTTCCTATAGAAGCATTTGCTAAGGTGCATGAGATTTTTAGCCATTTGGATTGGCTAGAAGGGAAGGGCGATTCTACACTTTATATTCTTCAACAGATAACATCCTCTAATTCACTGGAAGATAAATTGTCTGAAGTTTCTCATCAAAAAATGCAATCCTGTAATATGTCACAGTCATCTAGCTCTCACATAGTCATGAAGAACCTGCAGGATGATCAAGGAACTGATCATGGTGCATCTGAGACTGCTGAAGTGAAGGTGATGCCATTATCTTTGTCACAACTGTCAAGTACTCCTGCTCCTAGATTACTTGAATCTTCTGAATGCATTAAGTTATCAGTGGATCCACCATCATCACTACCATCATCTTTGCCATTTTCAAGGATTGTTGCTCCTGGGTTACCTGAGCCTGATGAACACATTATACAATCAGCAGTGCTCCAACCACCGCCactgccaccgccaccgccaccaccaccaccaccacctccacttTTGTCATCACCTCTGCCATCAGAATCAATGCCATCTTCAAAGCTACCatcatcttcttctcctcctccttctattGCTGTTGCTGCTACCACTAGCAGCATttcaccaccgccaccgccaccgccactgccaccaccaccaccaaagtTGGCCTCACAGGGATCAATTCCAATATTACCACCTCCACCACCGCCGCCACCTCCACAGCCATTTACAGTTCCAACATCATCAGTAATGTCAAAATCTCCTTTACTACCATCAATGCAACCTCCAGCTTCTGTGTTAGCAAGTTCTGTACCCTCTGATAAAAGTAATAAGATACCAACCGCAGCCTCTCAGTCTAGTCGCACTCAGTCTGTACCCCCACCACCTACTCCTACTATAAGCCCATTTAATAGTGTATCATCAGGTATCAAGGGAAGGAACTTGACACGTTCCAGAAGTCCCAGAAGTTTGTATACCTCccaatcatcatcatcaagaaggATGTCTCTCAAGCCGCTGCACTGGTCTAAAGTAACAAGAGCGATGTCTGGAAGTTTATGGGCTGACACACAGATATCCGATGAACTCCCAAAGTAATCTATCCCTGTACTAGTGAACTTTATGTTTATTATAAATCTATCACCttctttatattttctatttaccTATTGTAGGACTCCAGAGATTGACATGTCAGAACTTGAGAGTCTTTTCTCTGCACAATTGCCAAATTCAGATTCTTCCAGTGTAGCTGAAAAATCAAAACGCCGTTCCTCACTTAGTGGAAGATCTGATAAAGTTCATTTGGTATTCACCTCTATGCATATTTTGCTAGGCATTAGTAACTTTTCTccttgtttgtgatattggttttttTGACTTGTTCGTCTTAGCTTTTATTAGCTTTTGATGCTCTATTTCTCAGGGTCCATTAGTCAAAACTTGTTTGTCTCCATTTACAAAACATGACAATTTAAATATCACAGGTTCTGTTATCGAATAAATCTTTATAAAAGTTACAGCAATCAAGTGAGACAAGGTATCACTACACAATCTGACCACCATGGTTAAAAACTATTATACATGGAAGTTAAGACTCTTTAAGATTTATGATGCCTAGTTTATGGATTGAATGTTTCTTAAACTTTCAGAAAAAGGGCAGCCCAGTAAAGAGGTTCCTGCCAATGCAGGGTATGGTGAAGCTGTGAGGGGCAACATGTGTAGCTTTGCCTCTGTTATAATAGTCTTGGTGATTGAGTCGCTGTATCCTTTTTACGCTTTTACATCACAAATCCAGTAAAAAAATAGACCATTGCTACATTTGATTTTCTCCAATCGTGGCATAAGTTTACATTTTTAAGTATTAGTTTACATTTAAGGTTGATGAATAAGAGGCAGAAGTTAATGATgacttttaatttaaaatatcatgatggtatttttTTATCTGTAATGAAATTATTCAAATTTGTAATTGTTATAGGATGTAATCTTAAAATATTTGACATTGTTCTTGTTATAATACATGATTCATAAGAAATTATAAAAACTTGTAATTGTCTTAGGATGTAATCTTAAAATATCTGACATTGTTCTTGTGATGATACATGATTCATAATCTCGCTTCTTGCAGATTGCTCTTAGGAGAGCTAATAACTGTGAAATAATGCTCACAAAGGTTACAGTGCCAATACCTGATTTAATGGTAAGTTCATAAAATATTGTAATTTGTCCAATTTATTTTCGGGTTGTGGAATATCCTAACTAGGATTTGATCTAGTTTACTTATATAATCCTCAGACTCTACAGATCATCAAGAAGATACATTTTGTgttagatcatttttcctaatatgTTGTCCCATAAAAACGTTTTTTCCTTCACAATTTTTGATTTCACTTCCTCATAACTGTTTCTTGGATCTGTTTCAGAGTTCAGTTCTTGCCCTTGATGAGTCTATTTTAGATGCAGATCAGGTTGATAATCTCATAAAGTTCTGTCCAACAAAAGAGGAAATAGAACTACTACAGGTAATCATATACTGTCAATACTTCTGTTATAACAACCTTTCCTATTGCTTTCTTGCCTGATGACACCTTtgtttgatttctctttctttttatgtTTAATATATCTCATATGAATTTTCAGGGTTATAAAGGTGATAAAGAAAGCCTAGGCAAATGTGAACAGGTCAGTCAATTCTTGCTTTTTATTTATGTTCTTGGTTCTGGGTAACTATGACAGTAAACCAGAGATAAGCATGTCAAGTTTTGTTtgtttgatatcttcatgtgtaaaTATCGAAGATATATGTATAatcaaaagaagaggaagaagttaaaaaataaattatagttATGGTATTGATTTCAGTAATATAGCAAACTTAGAAAAAACTAACAACTGTTGAAGTTTTGATGCTACCCTTTGTTTTCAGAATACAAGTCGCTTTTTACAATTGATGACATCATCCCAATTGACAAGGTCACACacagtaattttttttaaaaaagtgtAAGATGATCTCTTCAAACTGATGATATAGTTTGTTTAGCACATACGGAAATTccccaatgtttttttttttaaattctctatgaacTACCCATTGTCTTTTATCCTCCGATTTTGTTCCATGACCAAGTAGAACTATCTTTGTAATCTCTCGTGCTATTGGTTCTCTTAGAATTTGGAAAACCAACTGTGGTTGGATTCCATATCTCAGATCCAATATGTGATTGGATTCTTGTATTCTGTTGAtcattttcttttagatttttagATGGTGACCTTGATGTACTGATTTTGTTGCTCCATTTTATGTTGATTCCACAAAATTTTCGTTACCGTAGGGAGAAACAAAGAAGTTTTTCTATCAAGGTGCATCTTGGACTGCATTTTTTATAATCTGAGAATTTGAGGGAAAGATAATTGTTGTATATTTTCTTGAACTATATAAGATTTCATGATGCAAGTCCCTACAAATGATATTGGATACAAATGGTGAACATTGTATAATTTAATAATTTGTATATGGATCACCTGTTCTTATGGTCCCAATGGGTTCTTTTGTAATCTTTCttaataaaatatagtttttctGAGACCTGGCCGGTTTGTCCCAAACAAGGTCCACCTGTTGATGTTCTACACTTTTATAGATCAATGCTTTACTTTGCTATGCTATAATGCatgatgaactgtgaaaagacaaCCGTATTAATATATTTTGGTTGTTTAGATGTATCATAATTGTTGCTCATATCTATTTGGTGGGTTTTGTTTGATCTATCAAATAACTAACTCCATGATGGATCCAATACCAGTTCTTTCTAGAGTTGATGAAAGTACCAAGAGTGGACTGCAAACTGAGAGTCTTCTCCTTCAAGCTACAATTTAGCTCTCAGGTATAATGATAAAGTATGTTCTGTTTTATGTGTGCAAATATTATGCAAAAGATATTACTTCCACTGGTGTAATGATCATTACAGGTTGCTGATTTAAGAAGCAATTTGAACACTGTAAACTCTGTATCTGAAGAGGTAAAAGTTTAGATGGAGACAATATCCATAAGTGATGTTTTATAAATTCAGATACTGAGTTCGCACTGCTTCATGATCAGATACGAAGTTCTGTGAAGCTGAAGAAAATCATGCAGACAATTCTTTCATTGGGAAATGCATTAAACCAGGGAACTGCCAGAGGTAAGTTGGACTGCTAAATATCATATTTGATATATTCATTTATCTGATGTATAAATGGACTACAAACAGAATTTACTTACTATGCTGATGAGGCATGTCTCACACTGAACACCTGCACACCCACACCCACACACATATAAAGGGAGATAAAAGATCAAACAAGGGGGCTTGCTTCCAGCTTGAGGATGCGAAACGTTTTGACACCAGAAACCCAAAACAATAAAATAAATGATTGACAAGGGATGCTTATTTGGGTCAGCTTGATAACCGAGGTGGTTAGTGGTGGGGCAATGATGCCATGTGTCAAATTCCATGTCTACCAGGAATTCAACCTTGTTAAAATATATGTAAAACCAACAATATTGCTTTCTTCTTATCTTTAGATCAATTATAGCATGTGGTTCTTTAATGTAATGATATATTCTGCTGCTACTTTCTAAGGTAATAAAGGAACTGATCAGCACTTAATATCAGCTTCTCTCTAAGTTAATTAGAAGAACTGAATGTATCATTGGGCCTGTAGTCAAAGTTTAAAGCTTTTAGTATCGGCTTCTCTTTAataacttttctttctttctgttaATTTCCAACCATCAATGAGTTTTGTTATGCAAGTCTCCAAGTTCATAGCTGCTGTCAGTGTGAAATATATCAAGGCCTCCAGAAAATTAAGAAACTTTACCAAGCATTTCATTGGTCTTATTAAACCTCCTTAAAGAAAACAAATATGAGAACGACCTTTGTTTAACATATCACAATTTCATCTGGTAAGATTTCTCTTGTGTATAAATTGGGACCCAAAAGTTATTTGTCTTGAAGATCTTTAAGAGGATTAAATTCACTTGCTTCTTTCTCATTCATTGAGAACATTATTTGTCTCAGTTATATTTTTGGTTTTGGACTTCTACGTCTGGACTATTGTAATAATTGATGTGCAAAATCGTTTCAGTTTTTTGAGTATTCATGCATGTGACTTCTTTTATTGGCTGAAATCCACTGATATCATCTATTGCACCATGTCTGGGAAAACTGACCTTGGAGAGTCTATGCTACCTTTTCAGGTTCTGCCATTGGATTTAGGTTGGACAGCCTCCTGAAACTTTCTGACATTCGTGCTCGCAACAATAAGATGACTCTTATGCATTACTTATGCAAGGTGTCTTATTCTCTTATTTCATGGCAATCTGCTTCTTTAGCCAattcttttaattaaaataattttgtgaTAACCTTACAAGGATTTCAAATCTTTGTATGGCTTCCTTcaaacatatgcatatatatggtaATGGTTTATTTTAGTGTGTAATCAACTCGGGGAAGCTTGATTAGCATAAATTTCACAGTTAATTGTATTCACTAGCATACAAACAGcatgtgattgaaatggaatagAGTTGGATATTGAGGAACACAACCTGATCTGGAACCACACCATGAATGAGGGGGAGATATTATGttaaagaaatatataattttcattacaAAGCTGTTTCCAAACACAATCTTATCtactttttattattaatatttctaCATATTCCAAACCCAATATCTCTAGTCAAATCGATCATCCGATGCGACGGTGGCTCCATACTGTTGGACTTGATTAATACTTGTTGGGTTGATGAGTTTGCTGCACATGCTGTCAGAGTCTTCGGCAAACTCTAGTTATTGTATAGTGTATACAACTGAATTTGAATTCTTTGTGATACATTGGGCTGCAAGATAAaatggttgttgttgttgctatttTTGCTATTCTTGTACTTCAGTCTCACTAGGAGTAATTATCTTGTTTCTCATGTGTTGATGATGCCAAACTTCATTTGGTATCAGTCTAATTGCTCCATGTTGTGTCGAGTTGTTTAGTAGCTTAGAGGTTTTGTcctgtcatgtcatgtcatgtcatgtcatgtcatgtcatgtcatgtcatgtctgTTGATAGTCACAAAGACATCATCTAATTTTGGTCACATGTTCCTTGATGCTTGCTTAGATCATGTCTTTAAGAAGCTCACAGGTTCCTATCAGAGCAGACTATTCTTTCATACAAACTGGTTCTTGAGTCATTTTCAGAGGAGTATCACTGCTGCATATATATGCacttcatttatcatatttagttAGGTTTCACAGCTTGTGGATGTAAACTtggaaaaataaaatcataaataggTCAATATGTTGAAATCTTGAACTGTGAAGGTCTTTCTTAGTGTACTAGGTAGTTAATTGAACTCGTGTAAGGGGATAGGAAAAGATCCTGTAGTGGGTTGCTAGTGGCAGTGTAACTGAGATAAGGTTGAAGAAGAACGGGTTAGAAGCAATTGGCTACAAGGATTTCTAATAGACCAAGGGACAGAATCTGGTTGCCCTCTTGTTAGCTCCAGAGACCATCATCAGTGACTATTAATTATGTAAAAGGTTACTTTTAACTTAAAATGCTACATATTAAGCATTTCTACTTTGTCTAGTGCCACAACTTAATCTGAATGGATAATCTAGGGCACTTGCTTTTCAagttacattcttatgaacttaaaTCTGAGAAGCTTTTGATAGTTGATTCTGTTCTATAACCTGCAGCAGACATTCTCTAATATTCATCTTATTTCATATCTAGGTTCTTGCAGATAAGCTTCCAGGAGTTCTTGATTTTCACAACGATCTTGTTAGATTAGAAGCTGCATCGAAGGTACTATAGCATGCATTTACTTATTACCTTCTGTTATACAATAAATTTGAAGTTGGCAACAAACTGGTTGAATCTATACAGATACAGCTAAAGATTCTGGCAGAGGAAATGCAAGCTATAAGTAAAGGATTGGAGAAAGTCGAAAAAGAATTAACATCTTCTGACAGTGATGGTCCTGTATCTGAAACATTTTGTAAGGTATTCATTTGCATAATATAGTAAATTTTATTAATCTGTTAAGATTTAATATCCTGTCTCTTCATTTGCTGCTTTTCGGAATTTTCATTGTTGTTCAGTGCAAAAGGTCTTGTACCGGTATAGAGAAACCAACATTTTACTCAAAAAGTTGCATGGAAATAATTCTCAGTAGATGCAATGTGTTCTTTAGATGGAAGCTTAAAGCAAAAGGCCACAATAAACAGCCTGGTAGAACTAAATTTCTGAAAGGATCAAATTTTATTTGCTTCATGTGTCTTCCATGCTAAATGCATTGATGTCATTTTAAGATATCTGACAGTTGGAATTCCACTTGGGCTAGTTTTTGCTTAACACTATGGAACCATCTAAATTTTGGATTCTTCGACTTTTCTTATATTAAACATCCTTAATGTTAATTTAGCATCACTTTCCTTTTTGGTTGAATGCCTCGGACATTAAATTTTGTTCTTTTCCTCTTTGGGAGTCACCAGCATTTGCACATCAATGGCTACTGGTACTCAAGAACATTTTATCTTCTAGAATAAAGTGAGGCCCACTGTAAAATCAAATGGATTAAATCATTACATGATtaagttcatatcatcaacaGGAGTAGCTTTTGTTATGTTTAAACTTTTTACTCTTTCTTGAAAACTTTCCACTGACTAATTATAACATTACATTTTAGACTCTGAAGGAGTTTCTTGTTGTTGCTGAAGCTGATGTGAGATCCTTAACTTCACTTTATTCTGGAGTGGTATGTTCTCAAGGTGATATTATGCTTGTCTAATATGAAACATATATCTAATGTTTGATAAAGCGTTGATTGGTTTACAGGGTAGAAGTGCAGACATGTTGGCTCGATATTTTGGTGAAGATCCTGCACATTGTCCATTTGAGCAAGGTAACCTTCATTTCAGCTTCACAATGATGAATTCTTCAAAAGTTGTAGCTTCACAATGTTTaattattgctttttttttttcagttcatTTAGAATCTGTGGTTTCTAGTAAATTTGAAGACTATCTAATAAGAGTAATCTGTTTTCAATATTGCAGTTGTCTCTACACTTCTTGATTTTACTAGAATGTTTGAACGTGCGCATGAGGAGAACTGCAAACAGCTAGAGCTGGAGAGAAAGAAGGCCCAGAAAGAAGCAGAGCATGAAAAACTTAGGCATGCTATACATAAGAAAGGACCAGATCACTTAATGCAGTCTCGCAATGTTAGTGGCCACACCAGGTGATAAAAATCCGGGTCCTTGCAGTCTAGTAACCAACAAAGACAGCATATCCTTCCGGGAGACGATAACTTCTGCTCCATAGGTGGCAGGCATCGTTGACCATACAAGTGAAGGGATGTCTCGAGTGTGAGGTCCCGTTGAGTATGAAAACTCATCACGGTAACATGTTTATTACTGTTTGGGCCAACAGTAGTCGTTAACTAGGTAATTATGACTTTACATGTTTGATATTTACTAGCATTTTTATACTACTTAACAATTGATTAAGACTTGCCTCCCACTTTTATCATGCAGCTTATTCTTTACAAGGCATGCAATAGCACAAGAGAATAC of Musa acuminata AAA Group cultivar baxijiao chromosome BXJ2-3, Cavendish_Baxijiao_AAA, whole genome shotgun sequence contains these proteins:
- the LOC135606928 gene encoding formin-like protein 18 — translated: MALFKRFFYRKPPDGLLEISERVYVFDQCFSTDALREDDYKECMGGIVMQMRNHFPDASFMIFNFWDGETESQLASILSEFDMTVIDYPRHYEGCPLLKMEMVHHMLRSCESWLCLGQQNLVLMHCERGGWPVMAFMLAALLIYLRQYTGEQRTLDMIYKQAPRELLEFFSPLNPVPSQLRYLQYVSRSVASEWPPLDRALTLDCVILRMIPIFDSEGGCRPIFRIYGQDPFFVSENTTKVLFSTPKKSKLVRHYKQADCELVKIDIGCHIQGDVVIECISLDEDQEREEMMFRVVFNTAFIRSNILMLSRDQIDILWDAKDRFPKDFRAEVLLSEMDTASSLMTLELAHMEDKDGLPIEAFAKVHEIFSHLDWLEGKGDSTLYILQQITSSNSLEDKLSEVSHQKMQSCNMSQSSSSHIVMKNLQDDQGTDHGASETAEVKVMPLSLSQLSSTPAPRLLESSECIKLSVDPPSSLPSSLPFSRIVAPGLPEPDEHIIQSAVLQPPPLPPPPPPPPPPPPLLSSPLPSESMPSSKLPSSSSPPPSIAVAATTSSISPPPPPPPLPPPPPKLASQGSIPILPPPPPPPPPQPFTVPTSSVMSKSPLLPSMQPPASVLASSVPSDKSNKIPTAASQSSRTQSVPPPPTPTISPFNSVSSGIKGRNLTRSRSPRSLYTSQSSSSRRMSLKPLHWSKVTRAMSGSLWADTQISDELPKTPEIDMSELESLFSAQLPNSDSSSVAEKSKRRSSLSGRSDKVHLIALRRANNCEIMLTKVTVPIPDLMSSVLALDESILDADQVDNLIKFCPTKEEIELLQGYKGDKESLGKCEQFFLELMKVPRVDCKLRVFSFKLQFSSQVADLRSNLNTVNSVSEEIRSSVKLKKIMQTILSLGNALNQGTARGSAIGFRLDSLLKLSDIRARNNKMTLMHYLCKVLADKLPGVLDFHNDLVRLEAASKIQLKILAEEMQAISKGLEKVEKELTSSDSDGPVSETFCKTLKEFLVVAEADVRSLTSLYSGVGRSADMLARYFGEDPAHCPFEQVVSTLLDFTRMFERAHEENCKQLELERKKAQKEAEHEKLRHAIHKKGPDHLMQSRNVSGHTRWQASLTIQVKGCLECEVPLSMKTHHGNMFITVWANSSR